The following are from one region of the Mixophyes fleayi isolate aMixFle1 chromosome 7, aMixFle1.hap1, whole genome shotgun sequence genome:
- the HSPBAP1 gene encoding HSPB1-associated protein 1, whose product MGLVVSQLDSHKLFTYSGPIMKPFTPDKAKEIVLGLSRPAVFHNMVNDWPVSGWNVAHLSDVLQGRSLRFRIGKKKLDTEPQFETQCDYINGTVGQFREWIHGNSQEESGPFSRFDRTEYWAYADYKYLSVIFSDRPEILQTISWADFGFPERDGRESTLWVGSLGANTPCHIDSYGCNLVLQVEGRKKWHLFPPEDSTYLYPTRIPYEESSIFSKVNVVNPDQIRHPYFCDAHPHVVTLHPGQVLLVPPHWWHYVECVDDITVSLNSWIELVIALDCLSLQQCYLTTIDTTQQSFTL is encoded by the exons atgggacttgtagtttcacagctgGACAGCCACAAGTTGTTTACATATTCCG GACCAATTATGAAACCATTCACACCGGACAAAGCCAAAGAGATTGTGCTCGGCCTGAGCCGTCCAGCGGTCTTCCATAATATGGTCAACGACTGGCCGGTGTCTGGCTGGAATGTCGCCCATCTGTCTGACGTCTTACAGGGAAGGAGCCTGAGGTTCAGAATTGGAAAGAAGAAACTTGACACAG AGCCGCAGTTTGAAACCCAGTGCGATTACATTAACGGGACCGTCGGACAGTTCCGTGAATGGATCCATGGAAATTCGCAGGAGGAATCCGGACCCTTCAGCCGCTTCGACAGGACGGAGTACTGGGCCTACGCAGACTACAAATACCTGTCTGTTATATTTAGTGACCGACCTGAAATACTGCAG ACCATATCGTGGGCTGACTTCGGATTCCCGGAAAGAGACGGCCGGGAGAGCACTCTGTGGGTCGGGAGCCTGGGGGCCAACACCCCCTGTCATATAGATTCTTACGGCTGCAATCTGGTGCTACAAGTGGAAGGCAG GAAAAAGTGGCACCTCTTCCCCCCTGAGGACTCCACTTATCTGTACCCCACTCGCATCCCCTATGAGGAATCCAGTATTTTCAGTAAGGTGAACGTGGTGAATCCTGACCAGATCCGTCATCCGTACTTCTGTGACGCTCATCCCCACGTGGTCACCTTACACCCCGGACAG GTCCTTCTGGTCCCCCCGCACTGGTGGCATTATGTGGAGTGCGTTGATGACATCACCGTCAGCCTCAACTCCTGGATCGAGCTG GTCATTGCATTAGATTGTCTCAGTCTGCAGCAATGTTATCTCACCACAATCGATACAACTCAGCAGTCATTCACTTTATGA